A region from the Streptosporangium sp. NBC_01756 genome encodes:
- a CDS encoding L,D-transpeptidase — MGQAIRGSSQGAGLLALVLVTSCAAGGGAGAPVTASSKGYEDAVVTVAPADRAGRVPTDATVLVAAQGGVLKKVTVRGPKGSLPGVLSADGTRWRSRGTATPGTSYQVSASAVNPAGKVTETTTSFATAKADKTFAIDSFMPSKDMTGLTVGVGMPVMITFDQPITDRVSVERNLLVHSSKPVFGAWHWFDDKTVHFRPRKFWPAHTKVRVEARLAGVRGGEGLYGKRNQGIDFTVGRSQITRGSTQSHHLIVKRDGRKIREIPMSAGQGGVWKYYTTSGVHLAMSREPVTVMTSPGIGPGQSGYYQMTVYNTVRISNSGEYIHSAPWSTGSQGYANVSHGCVNVSPENASWFIDNTLIGDPIIITGSPRKLEPTNGWGHWQEDWKEWLKWSSVKNFTTESR; from the coding sequence TTCCAAAGGGTACGAGGACGCCGTCGTCACCGTGGCGCCCGCGGACAGGGCCGGCCGGGTGCCCACCGACGCGACCGTCCTGGTGGCGGCGCAGGGCGGGGTCCTGAAAAAGGTCACCGTGCGAGGCCCCAAAGGCTCCCTGCCGGGCGTGCTGAGCGCCGACGGCACCCGGTGGCGCAGCCGGGGTACGGCGACTCCTGGGACCTCTTACCAGGTCAGCGCGTCGGCGGTGAACCCGGCGGGCAAGGTCACCGAGACCACCACCTCCTTCGCCACGGCCAAGGCCGACAAGACCTTCGCCATCGACAGCTTCATGCCGAGCAAGGACATGACGGGACTCACCGTCGGCGTCGGCATGCCGGTCATGATCACCTTCGACCAGCCCATCACCGACCGCGTCTCCGTGGAGCGGAACCTGCTGGTCCACAGCTCCAAGCCGGTCTTCGGGGCGTGGCACTGGTTCGACGACAAGACGGTGCACTTCCGACCCCGGAAGTTCTGGCCGGCCCACACCAAGGTCCGGGTCGAGGCCCGGCTGGCGGGCGTGCGCGGCGGCGAGGGCCTGTACGGCAAGCGGAACCAGGGCATCGACTTCACGGTCGGCCGCTCCCAGATCACCCGGGGCAGCACCCAGTCCCACCATCTGATCGTCAAGCGCGACGGCAGGAAGATCCGGGAGATCCCCATGAGCGCGGGGCAGGGCGGTGTCTGGAAGTACTACACCACCAGCGGCGTCCACCTGGCCATGTCCCGTGAGCCGGTCACCGTCATGACCTCGCCCGGCATCGGTCCGGGGCAGTCGGGCTACTACCAGATGACCGTCTACAACACCGTCAGGATCTCCAACAGCGGTGAGTACATCCACAGCGCCCCGTGGTCGACGGGCTCGCAGGGCTACGCCAACGTCAGCCACGGCTGCGTCAACGTGAGCCCGGAGAACGCCAGCTGGTTCATCGACAACACCCTGATCGGCGATCCGATCATCATCACCGGCTCGCCCCGCAAGCTGGAACCCACGAACGGCTGGGGCCACTGGCAGGAGGACTGGAAGGAGTGGCTCAAGTGGAGCAGCGTCAAGAACTTCACCACCGAGTCCCGCTGA
- the qcrB gene encoding cytochrome bc1 complex cytochrome b subunit, giving the protein MSTGNVPKPIAGASSFIDDRIGAGNFLKRNLRKIFPDHWSFLLGEIALYSFIILLLTGTFLTFFFKPSMGHVVYDGSYEPLKGVMMSEAYASSLHISFDVRGGLLMRQMHHWAALLFVAGMMVHALRVFFTGAYRKPRELNWLIGVGLLTLALLEGLTGYSLPDDLLSGAGLRITEGVAISLPLVGTWITFFLFGGEYPGEDVVSRFYSLHILLIPGILLALITAHMILMWVQKHTQMPGKGRTNTNVVGAPFYPAFMAKAGAYFMFTFGTIALLGTFAQINPIWLFGPYTPADISAGSQPDFYMGFLEGSLRLMPAWEINVLGFTLPMSVLIPALVPMGIIMTGLALYPFIEQWVTGDRSEHHVAERPRNNPHRTSIGISAVTFYGILWLLGANDEIAAFFHVSLNWTTYIGRVLIFVGPAVAYFITYRFCLGLQRSDAAVIGHGVESGVIKRLPSGEYIEVHVPPNEDIAAHMRGKTAVPMVAGPDADTDGVPSKAMRGPLGRLRAKLSRVYGGEKIPLDGDHGHDEHAAIGSGTEDDRSLTH; this is encoded by the coding sequence ATGAGCACCGGAAACGTCCCCAAGCCCATAGCGGGTGCGAGCAGCTTCATCGACGACCGCATCGGGGCGGGAAACTTCCTCAAGCGCAACCTGCGGAAGATCTTCCCCGACCACTGGTCGTTCCTGCTGGGCGAGATCGCGCTGTACTCGTTCATCATCCTGCTGCTCACCGGCACCTTCCTGACCTTCTTCTTCAAGCCCAGCATGGGTCACGTCGTCTACGACGGCTCCTACGAGCCGCTCAAGGGCGTCATGATGTCCGAGGCCTACGCCTCGTCGCTGCACATCAGCTTCGACGTGCGCGGCGGTCTGCTGATGCGGCAGATGCACCACTGGGCCGCCCTGCTGTTCGTCGCCGGCATGATGGTGCACGCGCTCCGAGTGTTCTTCACCGGTGCGTACCGCAAGCCGCGCGAGCTCAACTGGCTGATCGGTGTCGGGCTGCTGACGCTGGCCCTGCTCGAAGGTCTGACCGGCTACTCCCTCCCCGACGACCTGCTCTCCGGCGCCGGTCTGCGGATCACCGAGGGTGTGGCGATCTCGCTGCCGCTGGTCGGCACCTGGATCACCTTCTTCCTGTTCGGCGGCGAATACCCCGGCGAGGACGTGGTCTCGCGGTTCTACTCGCTGCACATCCTGCTCATCCCGGGCATCCTGCTGGCGCTCATCACCGCTCACATGATCCTGATGTGGGTGCAGAAGCACACGCAGATGCCGGGCAAGGGCCGTACGAACACCAACGTGGTGGGCGCGCCGTTCTACCCGGCCTTCATGGCCAAGGCCGGCGCGTACTTCATGTTCACCTTCGGCACCATCGCGCTGCTGGGCACCTTCGCGCAGATCAACCCGATCTGGCTGTTCGGCCCCTACACGCCGGCCGACATCTCGGCGGGTTCGCAGCCCGACTTCTACATGGGCTTCCTGGAGGGCTCGCTCCGCCTGATGCCCGCATGGGAGATCAACGTCCTGGGCTTCACGCTGCCGATGAGCGTGCTGATCCCGGCGCTGGTCCCGATGGGGATCATCATGACGGGCCTGGCCCTGTATCCCTTCATCGAGCAGTGGGTCACCGGGGACCGCAGCGAGCACCACGTCGCCGAGCGCCCCCGCAACAACCCGCACCGCACCTCGATCGGCATCTCCGCGGTCACGTTCTACGGCATCCTGTGGCTGCTGGGCGCGAACGACGAGATCGCCGCGTTCTTCCACGTCTCGCTAAACTGGACGACCTACATCGGCCGGGTGCTGATCTTCGTCGGCCCGGCGGTGGCCTACTTCATCACCTACCGGTTCTGCCTGGGCCTGCAGCGCAGCGACGCCGCGGTGATCGGGCACGGCGTGGAGTCCGGTGTGATCAAGCGCCTGCCCTCCGGCGAGTACATCGAGGTCCACGTCCCGCCGAACGAGGACATCGCGGCCCACATGCGGGGCAAGACGGCCGTCCCGATGGTCGCCGGACCCGACGCCGACACCGACGGCGTCCCGTCGAAGGCGATGCGCGGTCCGCTCGGCAGGCTCCGCGCCAAGCTGAGCAGGGTCTACGGCGGCGAGAAGATCCCGCTCGACGGCGACCACGGCCACGACGAGCACGCGGCCATCGGCTCGGGCACGGAGGACGACAGGTCCCTCACCCACTGA
- the qcrA gene encoding cytochrome bc1 complex Rieske iron-sulfur subunit, with amino-acid sequence MTDSNHDIEQPEDRVPKRVIGTPSSATGTSLLGAEEQRAADHDVPGVTLQDEATAKKGEKIAALLFTVALIAGIAFIVAYVVFQVGDVEKTQISTLALGGSLTVALLALAAGIVVWVRMIMPKYKLVQERHEMASDSQTRQYVAETFTQGVAESGVTKRPLLRRTLLLAAAPLGLAPLVLLRDLGPAYANFPSKLRHTVWGEKTKDGKPRKLVVEGTGAPIRAADFNSPGGILSVVPEGYEHDLNALAKATLILIKFRPEEIKSGTNLNWTHNGIVAYSKICTHVGCPAALYEQSTHHILCPCHQSTFDAADGAKVIFGPAARPLPQLPIAVDSEGYLVATADFAVPPGPSFWERGDAEAEVRENGGHA; translated from the coding sequence ATGACTGACAGCAATCACGACATCGAGCAGCCCGAGGACCGCGTGCCCAAGCGCGTCATCGGCACTCCCTCCTCCGCGACGGGCACGTCCCTGCTGGGAGCGGAGGAGCAGCGCGCCGCAGACCACGACGTCCCCGGCGTGACCCTGCAGGACGAGGCGACGGCGAAGAAGGGCGAGAAGATCGCCGCCCTGCTCTTCACGGTCGCCCTCATCGCGGGCATCGCCTTCATCGTCGCCTATGTGGTGTTCCAGGTCGGCGACGTCGAGAAGACCCAGATCTCCACCCTCGCCCTGGGCGGCTCGCTCACGGTGGCGTTGCTCGCGCTGGCCGCAGGGATCGTGGTCTGGGTCCGGATGATCATGCCGAAGTACAAGCTGGTCCAGGAGCGCCACGAGATGGCCTCCGACAGCCAGACCCGGCAGTACGTCGCCGAGACCTTCACCCAGGGTGTGGCGGAGAGCGGCGTCACCAAGCGGCCGCTGCTCCGCCGGACGCTGCTGCTGGCCGCGGCCCCGCTGGGCCTGGCCCCGCTGGTCCTGCTGCGCGACCTCGGCCCGGCCTACGCCAACTTCCCGAGCAAGCTCAGGCACACCGTCTGGGGCGAGAAGACCAAGGACGGCAAGCCCCGCAAGCTCGTCGTCGAGGGCACCGGCGCGCCGATCCGCGCGGCGGACTTCAACTCCCCCGGCGGCATCCTGTCGGTCGTGCCCGAAGGCTACGAGCACGACCTGAACGCACTGGCCAAGGCCACCCTGATCCTGATCAAATTCCGCCCGGAAGAGATCAAGTCCGGAACGAACCTGAACTGGACGCACAACGGCATCGTGGCGTACTCCAAGATCTGCACGCACGTCGGCTGCCCCGCGGCCCTGTACGAGCAGAGCACCCACCACATCCTGTGCCCGTGTCACCAGTCCACCTTCGACGCCGCCGACGGCGCCAAGGTCATCTTCGGTCCGGCCGCCCGGCCTCTGCCGCAGCTGCCCATCGCCGTGGACAGCGAGGGTTACCTCGTCGCCACGGCGGACTTCGCCGTCCCACCCGGGCCCAGCTTCTGGGAACGCGGCGACGCCGAGGCCGAGGTCCGTGAGAACGGAGGCCACGCATGA
- the qcrC gene encoding cytochrome bc1 complex diheme cytochrome c subunit, with protein MNRITARRRHPLARYAVLLLALALVGGFYTLVAPPSERADAAIASGRADDVAQGKKLFETSCASCHGFNAEGSAQGPSLIGVGAAAVDFQVSSGRMPLANPSSQAPRKAPAPWVNDDTVRQLGAYIQSLGGGPTVPAQEQVDPAKGDKAKGGELFRANCIQCHNFVGSGGALTQGKYAPPLHEATPTQIYEAMITGPQAMPVFNDSIITPEQKRDMIAYIVGVREEPNPGGAGLGRIGPVTEGLVAWIAGISLLALAAIWITAKKRQAHQ; from the coding sequence GTGAACAGGATCACCGCTAGGCGGCGGCATCCCCTCGCGAGATACGCCGTCCTGCTCCTGGCCCTCGCGCTGGTCGGAGGGTTCTACACCCTCGTCGCCCCGCCGAGCGAGCGAGCCGACGCGGCCATCGCCTCCGGCAGGGCAGACGACGTCGCGCAGGGCAAGAAACTCTTCGAGACGAGCTGCGCCAGCTGCCACGGCTTCAACGCCGAGGGCAGCGCGCAGGGCCCGTCGCTCATCGGCGTGGGCGCGGCGGCTGTGGACTTCCAGGTCAGCAGTGGCCGTATGCCCCTGGCCAACCCCAGCTCCCAGGCCCCCCGCAAGGCTCCGGCGCCGTGGGTGAACGACGACACCGTCCGCCAGCTCGGGGCCTACATCCAGTCCCTCGGCGGCGGCCCGACCGTTCCCGCGCAGGAGCAGGTCGACCCCGCGAAGGGCGACAAGGCGAAGGGTGGCGAGCTGTTTCGCGCGAACTGCATCCAGTGCCACAACTTCGTCGGCTCCGGCGGCGCCCTGACCCAGGGCAAGTACGCCCCGCCGCTCCACGAGGCCACTCCGACGCAGATCTACGAGGCCATGATCACCGGCCCGCAGGCGATGCCGGTGTTCAACGACAGCATCATCACTCCCGAGCAGAAGCGGGACATGATCGCCTACATCGTGGGCGTGCGTGAGGAGCCCAACCCCGGCGGCGCAGGTCTCGGCCGCATCGGCCCGGTAACCGAGGGCCTGGTGGCCTGGATCGCGGGCATCAGCCTGCTCGCCCTGGCCGCCATCTGGATCACCGCGAAGAAGCGACAGGCCCACCAATGA
- the ctaE gene encoding aa3-type cytochrome oxidase subunit III: MATASAISTTTTAHSSRRPDLVSVGTIVWLSSELMFFAALFAMYFTIRSVSLGQGLPWPEADLNVKFSLVNTIILVLSSVTCQMGVWAAEKGQVAKLRFWYIVSFLMGAVFVGGQLYEYSQLVHEGHTLSHSAYDSVFYLTTGFHGLHVTGGLIAFLFMLGRTYAAKRFTREQATSAIVVSYYWHFVDVVWIGLFVTIYGIH; encoded by the coding sequence GTGGCGACAGCATCCGCAATCTCAACGACGACGACAGCACATTCGTCCCGCCGGCCCGATCTGGTCAGCGTGGGGACGATCGTCTGGCTGTCCTCCGAGCTCATGTTCTTCGCGGCGCTGTTCGCGATGTACTTCACCATCCGGTCAGTGAGCCTCGGCCAGGGCCTGCCCTGGCCCGAGGCCGATTTGAACGTCAAGTTCTCGCTGGTCAACACGATCATCCTGGTCCTGTCGAGTGTGACCTGCCAGATGGGCGTGTGGGCGGCAGAGAAGGGCCAGGTCGCCAAGCTGCGCTTCTGGTACATCGTCAGCTTCCTGATGGGCGCCGTGTTCGTCGGCGGCCAGCTGTACGAGTACAGCCAGCTGGTCCATGAGGGGCACACCCTGTCGCACTCCGCGTACGACTCGGTGTTCTACCTGACCACGGGCTTCCACGGCCTTCACGTGACCGGTGGACTGATCGCGTTCCTGTTCATGCTGGGACGCACGTACGCCGCGAAGCGCTTCACCCGTGAGCAGGCGACCAGCGCCATCGTCGTGTCCTACTACTGGCACTTCGTGGACGTGGTCTGGATCGGCCTTTTCGTGACCATCTACGGCATTCATTAA
- the trpD gene encoding anthranilate phosphoribosyltransferase, with protein sequence MDARTTWPALLTALIAGEHLTADETAWAMNEIMSGSATSAQIAGFAVALRAKGETPAEVTGLARTMLERAVPLSVEGPVVDIVGTGGDRAHTVNVSTMAAIVAAAAGARVVKHGNRAASSSCGAADVLEHLGVVLDLPPAGTAQVAVEAGIAFCFAPFYHPALRFVGPARKELGIPTVFNFLGPLTNPARPQAQAIGIFDPGMLPVVAGVFAERGVSALVFRGDDGLDELTTATTSTVWVVREGTATRTVLDPAALGIPRSPADALRGGDVTFNARAVHDLLQGGTGPIRDAVLLNAAAALVALDGVGEDLEAAMSAGYARAAQAVDSGAAATTLDRWVEISRSLKQR encoded by the coding sequence ATGGACGCGCGCACCACCTGGCCCGCGCTGCTGACAGCCCTGATCGCCGGCGAGCACCTGACGGCGGACGAGACCGCCTGGGCGATGAATGAGATCATGTCCGGCTCGGCCACGTCCGCGCAGATCGCCGGCTTCGCCGTGGCGCTGCGGGCGAAGGGGGAGACGCCCGCGGAGGTGACCGGACTGGCGCGCACGATGCTGGAACGGGCCGTCCCGCTGTCGGTCGAGGGCCCCGTCGTCGACATCGTCGGCACCGGCGGTGACCGCGCGCACACCGTCAACGTGTCGACCATGGCCGCGATCGTGGCCGCCGCCGCGGGCGCGCGGGTGGTCAAGCACGGCAACCGCGCAGCTTCCTCCTCGTGCGGCGCCGCCGACGTGCTGGAGCATCTGGGGGTCGTGCTCGACCTGCCTCCCGCCGGCACGGCACAGGTCGCGGTGGAGGCCGGCATCGCCTTCTGCTTCGCGCCGTTCTACCACCCGGCGCTGCGCTTCGTCGGTCCGGCGCGCAAAGAGCTCGGCATCCCGACGGTCTTCAACTTCCTGGGCCCGCTGACCAACCCGGCCCGCCCGCAGGCGCAGGCGATCGGCATCTTCGATCCGGGCATGCTCCCCGTGGTCGCGGGTGTCTTCGCCGAACGCGGAGTGTCGGCGCTGGTCTTCCGGGGCGACGACGGGCTGGACGAGCTCACCACCGCCACCACCTCCACGGTCTGGGTGGTCCGCGAGGGCACCGCCACGCGGACCGTCCTCGACCCGGCCGCGCTGGGCATCCCCAGATCCCCGGCCGACGCGCTGCGCGGCGGGGACGTCACGTTCAACGCCCGGGCCGTGCACGACCTGCTCCAGGGCGGGACCGGTCCGATCCGTGACGCGGTGCTGCTCAACGCCGCCGCCGCGCTGGTCGCCCTCGACGGCGTCGGAGAGGACCTGGAGGCGGCCATGTCCGCCGGCTACGCGCGGGCCGCCCAGGCCGTCGACTCCGGCGCCGCCGCCACGACCCTCGACCGTTGGGTCGAGATCAGCCGGTCGCTGAAGCAGCGCTGA
- a CDS encoding Lrp/AsnC family transcriptional regulator, translated as MVTAIVHINAEVDRIPEVAQTIAEIDGVSEVYSVTGEYDLMAMVRVSAYEEIAEVIPGRINKVEGVLRTETHIAFRTYSRHDLDAAFSIGLGESD; from the coding sequence GTGGTCACCGCCATCGTGCACATCAACGCCGAGGTGGACCGGATTCCCGAGGTCGCCCAGACGATCGCCGAGATCGACGGGGTGAGCGAGGTCTACTCGGTCACCGGGGAGTACGACCTGATGGCCATGGTCCGCGTCTCCGCCTACGAGGAGATCGCCGAGGTCATTCCCGGGCGGATCAACAAGGTCGAGGGTGTGCTGCGCACCGAGACGCACATCGCCTTCCGCACCTACTCCCGGCACGATCTCGACGCCGCCTTCTCGATCGGTCTCGGCGAGTCCGACTGA
- a CDS encoding DEDD exonuclease domain-containing protein → MDYAVQGTLDELGTPLSQLTFVVFDLETTGVSAGEHAITEIGAVKIRGGEVLGEFATLVDPGSPIPPFISVLTGITDAMVVAAPRIESVLPSFLEFAEGTTLVAHNAGFDLGFLKSACAAHGYPAPTHPVVDTVVLARKLLTRDEAPNCKLATLARIFSRTEPCHRALADAQATVDVLHALLERAGSFGVHTLEELKGFVRAPTPEQRRKRHLADTVPTGPGVYVFEDERGDPLYVGKSTNLRSRVRSYFTAGETRPRIREMIGIVERVRPIVCATALEAEVRELRLIGSAKPRYNRRSRFPEKMVWLKLTDEAFPRLSVVREIRDDGAGYLGPFTSARAAEDARTALHEAIPLRQCTERITPRTRRSACALAGLGRCGAPCEGHQSVEEYGLHATAARRAMELDVTPVFSAVQKRMERLALDERYEEAAADRDRLASYVRASARMQRLRALTVIPQMVAASPAAGGGWQIHVVRHGRLASAGVMPRGAHPTPFVDALVATAETVTPGPGPVPAASAEETECILRWLETPGVRLVQVDGTWSLPIDGAGRLKARLDRAYRSSEAHQAREGRPTR, encoded by the coding sequence GTGGATTACGCCGTGCAGGGAACGCTGGACGAGCTCGGCACACCGCTCAGCCAGCTCACGTTCGTCGTGTTCGACCTGGAGACCACCGGGGTTTCGGCGGGTGAGCACGCGATCACCGAGATCGGGGCGGTCAAGATCAGGGGCGGTGAGGTCCTGGGGGAGTTCGCCACCCTGGTCGATCCCGGGTCGCCGATCCCGCCTTTCATCTCGGTGCTGACGGGCATCACCGACGCCATGGTCGTGGCGGCTCCGAGGATCGAGTCGGTGCTGCCGTCGTTCCTGGAGTTCGCCGAGGGCACCACCCTCGTGGCGCACAACGCCGGGTTCGACCTGGGGTTCCTCAAGTCCGCCTGCGCCGCCCACGGCTACCCCGCGCCCACCCATCCGGTGGTCGACACCGTCGTGCTGGCGCGCAAGCTGCTGACCCGCGACGAGGCACCGAACTGCAAGCTCGCCACACTGGCGCGGATCTTCAGCAGGACGGAGCCGTGCCACCGCGCGCTCGCCGACGCCCAGGCCACCGTGGACGTGCTCCACGCGCTGCTGGAGCGGGCGGGCTCCTTCGGGGTGCACACCCTGGAGGAGTTGAAGGGCTTCGTCCGCGCGCCGACGCCGGAGCAGCGCCGCAAACGGCACCTGGCCGACACGGTGCCGACCGGCCCCGGCGTCTACGTGTTCGAGGACGAGCGCGGCGACCCGCTCTACGTCGGCAAGAGCACCAATCTCCGCAGCCGCGTGCGCAGTTACTTCACCGCCGGCGAGACCCGGCCCCGGATCCGCGAGATGATCGGCATCGTCGAGCGGGTCAGGCCGATCGTCTGCGCGACCGCGTTGGAGGCCGAGGTCAGGGAGCTGCGGCTGATCGGCTCGGCCAAACCGCGCTACAACCGCAGATCCCGTTTCCCGGAGAAGATGGTCTGGCTCAAGCTCACCGACGAGGCGTTCCCCCGGCTGTCGGTCGTCCGCGAAATCAGGGACGACGGTGCCGGCTACCTGGGACCGTTCACCAGCGCTCGGGCGGCGGAGGACGCCCGCACCGCGCTGCACGAGGCGATCCCGCTGCGGCAGTGCACCGAGAGGATCACCCCGCGCACCCGGCGCTCCGCCTGTGCTCTCGCCGGGCTCGGCAGATGCGGAGCGCCGTGCGAGGGCCACCAGAGCGTCGAGGAGTACGGCCTGCACGCCACGGCCGCGCGACGGGCGATGGAGCTGGACGTCACCCCGGTCTTCTCGGCCGTCCAGAAGCGGATGGAGCGGCTGGCCCTCGACGAGCGCTACGAGGAGGCCGCGGCCGACCGCGACCGGCTCGCCTCCTACGTCCGCGCCTCCGCCCGCATGCAGCGGCTGCGGGCGCTGACCGTGATCCCCCAGATGGTCGCGGCCTCCCCCGCGGCGGGCGGCGGCTGGCAGATCCACGTCGTCCGGCACGGCCGGCTGGCATCGGCCGGGGTGATGCCCCGGGGCGCCCATCCCACCCCGTTCGTGGACGCGTTGGTGGCCACCGCCGAGACCGTCACGCCGGGACCGGGCCCCGTCCCCGCCGCCAGCGCCGAGGAGACCGAGTGCATCCTGCGCTGGCTGGAGACCCCGGGGGTGCGGCTGGTGCAGGTGGACGGCACCTGGAGCCTGCCGATCGACGGCGCGGGGCGGCTCAAGGCCCGCCTCGACCGCGCCTACCGGTCCTCCGAAGCGCACCAGGCGCGTGAGGGCCGCCCGACGCGCTGA
- a CDS encoding NYN domain-containing protein, translating to MELASQVLGSMPATTVPLPLRGIAKFDPRKRAKLGSAPIAAQLESDKEFRELVAETLSTGWPELVTSLAEGVVPPAAEPVLVAAAAYLTRPPSWAEMVEAARADLERSAAAAEGTAQEQTLNRLREQLAGQKTSAKEESDRLREQLKVARSEISDLRRKLHDARERAKAADARAAEVEEAAQEIRAAAVSAGSAGESELRRLRDRLADAERQLEATRRAAREGRSVEDTKVRMLLDALQDAAAGLRRELALPSSISRPADSVASVAPGKQGVQAVPARALADDDPVLLDQLLALPQIHLIVDGYNVTKTGYGSLTLADQRNRLLTGLGALYAQTRTELTCVFDGAELNAPVPVSAPRGVRVMFSAPNQIADDLIRQLVRAEPAGRAVAVVSSDREVADSVRRMGARPVPSVLLLRRLGRG from the coding sequence GTGGAGCTGGCATCCCAGGTTCTCGGTTCGATGCCCGCCACCACGGTGCCCCTGCCGCTGAGAGGGATCGCGAAATTCGATCCTCGTAAACGGGCCAAACTGGGTAGTGCTCCGATCGCCGCCCAGCTGGAGAGTGACAAGGAGTTCCGGGAGCTCGTCGCCGAGACCCTGAGCACGGGCTGGCCCGAGCTGGTGACGAGCCTCGCCGAGGGCGTCGTGCCGCCGGCCGCCGAGCCCGTCCTGGTCGCCGCCGCCGCCTACCTGACCCGGCCGCCGAGCTGGGCGGAGATGGTGGAGGCGGCCCGCGCGGACTTGGAGCGGTCGGCCGCCGCGGCCGAGGGCACGGCGCAGGAGCAGACGCTCAACCGGCTGCGCGAACAGCTGGCCGGGCAGAAGACCTCGGCCAAGGAGGAGTCCGACCGGTTGCGCGAGCAGCTCAAGGTGGCGCGCTCGGAGATCTCCGACCTGCGCCGTAAGCTGCACGACGCCCGCGAGCGGGCCAAGGCGGCCGACGCGCGGGCCGCCGAGGTGGAAGAGGCCGCCCAGGAGATCAGGGCCGCCGCCGTGTCGGCGGGCAGCGCGGGGGAGAGCGAGCTGCGCCGCCTGCGCGACCGGCTGGCCGACGCCGAGCGGCAGCTGGAGGCCACCCGCAGGGCCGCACGCGAGGGTCGCAGCGTGGAGGACACCAAGGTCCGCATGCTGCTCGACGCGCTCCAGGACGCCGCCGCGGGGTTGCGCAGGGAGCTCGCCCTGCCCTCCAGCATCAGCAGGCCCGCCGATTCGGTGGCCTCGGTCGCCCCCGGCAAGCAGGGGGTCCAGGCGGTGCCGGCCAGGGCCCTCGCCGACGACGACCCGGTGCTCCTCGACCAGTTGCTCGCGCTGCCGCAGATCCATCTGATCGTGGACGGCTACAACGTGACCAAGACCGGCTACGGCTCGCTCACCCTCGCCGACCAGCGCAACCGCCTGCTCACCGGCCTGGGCGCGCTCTACGCGCAGACCCGCACCGAGCTGACCTGCGTCTTCGACGGCGCCGAGCTGAACGCCCCGGTCCCGGTGTCGGCTCCCCGGGGGGTCCGGGTGATGTTCAGCGCGCCCAACCAGATCGCCGACGACCTGATCCGCCAGCTGGTCCGCGCCGAGCCCGCCGGTCGTGCCGTCGCGGTCGTCTCCTCCGACCGCGAGGTGGCCGACTCGGTGCGCCGGATGGGGGCGCGACCGGTCCCTTCGGTCCTGCTTCTGCGGCGTCTCGGGCGGGGATAG
- a CDS encoding C40 family peptidase, which translates to MPIAAGLALAFLLLPVGGALAEPKPTAAEAKKKLEKLNDQADKIVEKYNQAGENLKKARKKYATLDADLTRRNAKVAGLRKDLITMAVSSYQLGGVSGWEGLVNQPDPLTLLSGMAAADQMSASRALALSAFDAENKALSDNRDKAKVALSEADEKRDDLADAKAKADKMVKEQTRLLNKLNAFQPGNPNSTGLQYNGPASGNARAALSFAFAQIGKPYRYGGTGPSGWDCSGLIQASWRSGGVSLPRTTWEQWSWGASRKVSMSELQPGDLIFSEGLGHVGMYAGNGKVVHAPQTGDVVKVVPLSSYGRRLVGAVRP; encoded by the coding sequence ATGCCGATTGCCGCAGGGTTGGCTCTCGCGTTCCTGCTGTTACCGGTCGGCGGTGCGCTCGCGGAGCCGAAACCGACCGCGGCCGAGGCCAAGAAGAAGCTGGAGAAGCTCAACGACCAGGCCGACAAGATCGTTGAGAAGTACAACCAGGCCGGCGAGAACCTGAAGAAGGCCCGGAAGAAGTACGCGACGCTGGACGCCGACCTCACCCGCCGGAACGCCAAGGTCGCCGGGCTGCGCAAGGATCTCATCACCATGGCTGTGAGCTCCTACCAGCTCGGCGGCGTGAGCGGCTGGGAGGGCCTGGTCAACCAGCCCGACCCCCTCACGCTGCTCAGCGGCATGGCCGCGGCCGATCAGATGTCCGCCTCCCGGGCCTTGGCGCTGAGCGCCTTCGACGCGGAGAACAAGGCGCTGAGCGACAACCGAGACAAGGCCAAGGTGGCCCTGTCGGAGGCCGACGAGAAGCGCGACGACCTGGCCGACGCGAAGGCCAAGGCCGACAAGATGGTGAAGGAGCAGACCCGCCTGCTGAACAAGCTCAACGCCTTCCAGCCGGGAAACCCCAACAGCACCGGGCTCCAGTACAACGGCCCGGCCTCGGGCAACGCCAGGGCCGCGCTGAGCTTCGCCTTCGCACAGATCGGCAAGCCGTACCGGTACGGTGGCACGGGACCGAGCGGCTGGGACTGCTCGGGCCTCATTCAGGCCTCCTGGCGCAGCGGCGGTGTCAGCCTCCCCCGCACGACCTGGGAGCAGTGGAGCTGGGGTGCGAGCCGGAAGGTCTCGATGAGCGAACTCCAGCCGGGGGACCTCATCTTCAGCGAGGGTCTGGGCCACGTGGGCATGTACGCGGGCAACGGGAAGGTCGTCCACGCCCCCCAGACCGGAGACGTGGTCAAGGTCGTCCCGCTGTCCTCCTACGGCCGCCGCTTGGTCGGAGCCGTCCGCCCGTAG